Proteins from a genomic interval of Dasania marina DSM 21967:
- a CDS encoding peroxiredoxin, with protein MSVLVGKPAPDFTCSAVLGNGELVDGFNLTETIKGKIGLVFFYPLDFTFVCPSELLAVDHRMAKFKELGVEVIGVSIDSHFTHNAWRNTPVNKGGIGPVGYTLAADINHDVCRAYDVESADGVAFRGAFIIDKEGIVRSQTVNDLPLGRNFDDFIRVIEALQFHEEHGEVCPAGWNKGDKGMDASPEGVAAYLSENADKL; from the coding sequence ATGAGTGTACTCGTTGGCAAACCCGCACCGGATTTCACCTGTAGCGCTGTTTTAGGTAATGGCGAATTGGTTGATGGTTTTAACCTAACCGAAACCATAAAAGGCAAAATAGGCTTGGTGTTTTTCTACCCGTTAGATTTCACTTTTGTCTGCCCTTCAGAGCTATTAGCGGTAGATCACCGTATGGCCAAGTTTAAAGAGCTGGGCGTAGAGGTTATTGGTGTTTCTATAGATTCACACTTTACCCACAATGCATGGCGTAATACCCCTGTTAATAAAGGCGGCATAGGCCCTGTGGGTTACACCTTGGCAGCCGACATTAACCACGATGTGTGTCGTGCCTATGATGTTGAATCTGCTGATGGCGTAGCTTTCCGCGGTGCCTTCATCATCGATAAAGAAGGTATTGTGCGTTCACAAACCGTTAACGATCTGCCTTTAGGCCGTAACTTTGACGACTTTATCCGTGTTATCGAAGCCCTACAATTCCACGAAGAGCATGGTGAAGTTTGCCCCGCTGGCTGGAACAAAGGCGACAAAGGTATGGACGCATCACCAGAAGGTGTTGCTGCTTACCTAAGCGAGAATGCTGATAAGCTTTAA
- a CDS encoding GGDEF domain-containing protein, producing the protein MFARFLSPNNLSQKMLRVIFSIYLAVTCLITSMQFLTEYLKTQNSISNELRQLEETVRGPIATSLWQYNQTQLDVLVDGLVKMPIIEGVDIFDKHSKNTVSKRSYTQAAAPLAIFETKSELNWELNEEEVFLGTLVLYSSSEVVLDRVLFGFSLIAITAIIKVSIFYWLFIWAFNRYLASPLKELMSQVDDVQLSQDITKRIHLSNIDNNELSQLQEHMNNMLTTMERDRQQLLDDEQAKRNWLEDAVIKRTEELQSSNEKLKELAARDSLTGILNRGSFFATAQHLLALCKRQKSTASFILMDLDHFKTINDTYGHFIGDQVLIHFSHTIEALLRKSDLIGRVGGEEFAVFLPDIGINDARRIAEKIRKTIANATLDIDGKTVNYTVSLGVESSESQDHSIDELFKRADSRLYGAKDKGRDRVE; encoded by the coding sequence ATGTTTGCACGTTTTCTTAGCCCAAACAATTTATCCCAAAAAATGCTACGGGTTATTTTTTCCATCTATTTGGCTGTAACCTGCCTAATTACAAGCATGCAGTTTTTGACTGAGTATTTAAAAACGCAGAACTCTATCTCAAATGAGCTTAGACAACTGGAAGAAACCGTCCGCGGCCCCATTGCCACTAGCTTGTGGCAATACAACCAAACGCAGCTGGATGTACTGGTTGACGGCTTGGTAAAAATGCCTATTATCGAAGGTGTAGACATTTTCGATAAGCATTCCAAAAACACGGTCTCGAAAAGGTCCTATACTCAAGCCGCAGCCCCTTTGGCAATTTTTGAGACTAAATCAGAATTGAATTGGGAGCTAAACGAGGAAGAAGTCTTTCTTGGAACGCTGGTACTTTATTCATCCTCAGAAGTTGTTTTAGATCGCGTTTTATTCGGCTTTTCTTTGATTGCAATTACCGCAATCATCAAGGTTTCTATCTTTTACTGGCTATTTATTTGGGCCTTTAATCGCTATTTAGCAAGTCCCTTAAAAGAACTGATGTCTCAAGTCGATGATGTGCAATTGAGCCAAGATATAACTAAGCGAATTCACCTTTCAAATATTGATAATAACGAACTCAGCCAACTGCAAGAGCATATGAATAATATGCTGACTACGATGGAGCGCGATAGGCAACAATTATTGGACGACGAACAAGCCAAGAGAAATTGGCTTGAGGATGCCGTCATCAAGCGCACAGAAGAGCTACAAAGCTCTAATGAAAAATTGAAAGAATTAGCTGCAAGGGACTCGTTGACAGGTATATTGAATCGAGGCAGTTTCTTTGCAACAGCGCAACATCTGCTTGCTCTCTGCAAGCGCCAAAAATCGACCGCGTCATTTATTTTGATGGATTTAGATCACTTTAAAACCATTAACGATACCTATGGTCATTTCATCGGTGACCAGGTGCTTATTCATTTCAGCCATACCATTGAAGCTTTATTGAGAAAGTCTGACCTGATTGGACGAGTTGGTGGCGAAGAGTTTGCCGTATTTCTCCCTGACATTGGCATTAATGATGCACGCAGGATTGCCGAAAAAATAAGAAAAACCATTGCCAATGCAACACTGGATATAGACGGAAAAACAGTTAATTATACTGTTAGCCTTGGTGTGGAATCCTCTGAATCACAAGACCATTCAATTGACGAACTCTTTAAACGCGCCGATTCAAGGCTCTATGGGGCAAAAGATAAGGGCCGCGATCGTGTCGAATAA
- a CDS encoding aromatic ring-hydroxylating oxygenase subunit alpha, translating into MKFIATDVTDSKDTMKAMVAEQLKKKGFAINPYFYRSHVTYQTELENILFKSWLYAGHISQIPNNGDYFLFELAEDSIIISRDQNGEVQALMNICRHRGARVCEEHSGNRNTFVCPYHGWVYNTDGSLKMARAMEMKEGFEPKDYGLKKARLEVFEGMILVNTDPDAADFKAPLATIKTPLAAYDLANAKIAHSHTYRINANWKLALENYQECYHCATSHRQYAKMHTLKDLEVNSAPLNEALHARSEAMTGVSGLTKEIYHANNESIGFGTDVYHNRYALYEGIVTGSKDGQPVAPLMGSFKGYDGGTADFQFGPLCFMLNYPDHCVLYRFTPRSLTATDLEIVWFVRGDAVEGEDYSKEDVTYLWHHTTQEDDYIITRNSEGVNSHFFEPGPYHPEFEEPCILFIEWYLTRMHQTA; encoded by the coding sequence ATGAAATTTATAGCGACAGACGTAACCGACTCTAAAGATACAATGAAAGCTATGGTGGCCGAGCAATTAAAAAAGAAAGGCTTTGCTATTAACCCCTATTTTTATCGCTCCCATGTTACCTACCAAACCGAGCTGGAAAATATATTGTTTAAAAGCTGGCTGTATGCCGGCCATATCAGCCAAATCCCTAACAATGGCGATTACTTTTTATTTGAGCTGGCGGAAGACTCCATCATTATCAGCCGCGACCAAAATGGTGAAGTGCAAGCACTAATGAATATTTGCCGCCACCGCGGCGCGCGGGTATGTGAAGAGCATTCAGGCAATCGTAATACCTTTGTTTGCCCTTACCACGGCTGGGTATATAACACCGACGGCTCCTTAAAAATGGCCAGAGCTATGGAGATGAAAGAGGGGTTTGAGCCTAAAGATTACGGCCTAAAAAAAGCCCGTCTAGAAGTGTTTGAAGGTATGATTTTAGTTAATACCGATCCCGATGCCGCGGATTTTAAGGCGCCACTAGCAACCATTAAAACGCCCTTAGCGGCCTATGACTTAGCTAATGCAAAAATAGCCCATAGCCATACGTATAGAATCAATGCTAACTGGAAGTTGGCGCTTGAGAACTATCAAGAGTGCTATCATTGTGCAACCTCACATCGCCAGTATGCCAAAATGCATACACTAAAAGATTTAGAGGTTAACTCGGCGCCGTTGAATGAAGCACTGCACGCACGCAGCGAGGCAATGACTGGCGTTTCAGGTTTAACAAAAGAAATTTACCATGCCAATAATGAATCCATTGGTTTTGGTACGGATGTTTACCATAACCGTTATGCTTTATATGAAGGCATAGTAACCGGTAGTAAAGATGGCCAGCCAGTGGCGCCATTAATGGGGAGCTTTAAAGGTTACGATGGCGGCACCGCTGACTTTCAGTTTGGCCCATTATGCTTCATGTTGAATTACCCCGATCACTGCGTGCTTTACCGTTTTACACCCCGTAGCCTTACCGCTACTGATCTAGAAATTGTGTGGTTTGTTAGAGGTGATGCGGTTGAAGGTGAAGACTACAGCAAAGAAGACGTCACTTACCTATGGCACCACACAACGCAGGAGGATGACTACATCATTACCCGTAATAGCGAAGGTGTTAATTCCCATTTCTTTGAGCCCGGGCCTTATCATCCAGAGTTTGAAGAGCCCTGTATTTTATTTATCGAGTGGTATTTAACAAGAATGCATCAAACCGCTTAA
- a CDS encoding type 1 glutamine amidotransferase, whose protein sequence is MTKEVLIFLHMNDKSPGYIADFLAEKAVPYRVIRSYNNEPIPQLDDSIAGLVFMGGVMSANDDLPWLKEELRLIQQALAADVPILGHCLGGQLISKVLGQSISKNPVAEVGWHRCQTQNNAVAKEWLGDLDDFQMFHWHYETFAIPVQATHIFSSPNCTNQAYVVNDNVLAMQCHVEMTEPLVTHWVDSWPDHLVNSNNSEQNVAEIKAGLPAKVAELNRVAEQLYSRWIQSLKYN, encoded by the coding sequence TTGACTAAAGAAGTACTCATTTTTTTACATATGAATGACAAGTCTCCCGGTTATATCGCTGACTTTCTTGCGGAGAAGGCCGTTCCCTACCGAGTGATACGTAGCTATAACAACGAACCTATCCCGCAGTTGGACGACAGCATAGCGGGTTTGGTGTTTATGGGCGGGGTAATGAGCGCCAATGATGATTTGCCTTGGCTGAAGGAAGAGCTGCGTTTAATACAACAGGCACTAGCTGCCGATGTGCCAATATTGGGGCATTGTTTAGGTGGCCAGTTAATTAGTAAGGTACTGGGACAAAGCATTAGTAAAAATCCTGTGGCCGAAGTGGGCTGGCACCGTTGCCAAACTCAAAATAATGCCGTAGCTAAAGAGTGGTTAGGCGATTTAGATGATTTTCAAATGTTTCATTGGCATTACGAAACCTTTGCGATACCGGTGCAGGCAACACATATATTTTCGTCACCGAATTGCACGAACCAAGCCTATGTTGTTAACGATAATGTGTTGGCCATGCAATGCCATGTGGAAATGACAGAACCTCTAGTTACGCATTGGGTTGATAGTTGGCCAGATCATTTAGTGAATTCTAATAATAGCGAACAAAACGTTGCCGAAATAAAAGCAGGGCTACCCGCCAAAGTGGCAGAGTTAAATAGGGTGGCAGAGCAGCTCTATAGCCGTTGGATACAGTCTTTAAAATATAACTGA
- a CDS encoding aminotransferase: MSENRDLFNKHLLHPWGNLPELGEDKTISVIVRGEGAYIFDEDGNKLLDGPAGMWCMQTGYGRKEIADAVAKQIMELGYATSFTVTNPVEAQLAKRIASETPGDLNRIFFTTGGSTAVDSALRLCQLANNIKGLPDRKHIITRDKAYHGSTFLGASVTGKERDKSAMDVYQDYVHFLSVPCQYHHPDFDSEEAFCDFLIKELEDKIAELGPENVMCMIAEPVLGSGGVVVPPADYNRRCCETVQKHGIYYIADEVVTAFGRLGHWFASEKVFNTTPDIITFAKGVTSGYVPLGGYAVSDKFMAEISGDNAKGRIYSNGYTWSGAPVPCAAALASWDIIENEKILDNVHEVGPYFQEQLRTLKDIPLVGDVRGIGMMAAVEMTLQGHTGSRQDLLEKDYAIGAMVDNYCHQFGLLVRPFINVCIMSPPLILTKSQVDDLVSAMRKALELTLNDLREQGVWVD; encoded by the coding sequence ATGAGTGAAAATAGAGATTTATTTAACAAACATTTACTACACCCTTGGGGTAACTTGCCCGAGCTAGGTGAGGATAAAACTATTTCGGTCATCGTAAGAGGCGAGGGTGCCTATATATTCGATGAAGATGGCAATAAGTTACTAGATGGCCCTGCCGGCATGTGGTGTATGCAAACAGGTTACGGACGCAAAGAAATCGCCGATGCCGTTGCTAAGCAAATTATGGAATTGGGTTATGCCACATCGTTTACGGTAACTAACCCGGTAGAGGCTCAGCTGGCAAAACGCATAGCCTCAGAAACCCCCGGCGATTTAAACCGTATCTTTTTCACTACTGGAGGCTCTACGGCAGTCGACTCGGCATTACGATTGTGTCAGTTAGCTAACAATATTAAAGGCCTGCCTGATCGCAAGCATATTATTACCCGCGACAAGGCCTATCACGGCAGCACCTTTTTAGGGGCCTCGGTAACCGGTAAAGAGCGCGATAAATCGGCGATGGATGTGTATCAAGATTATGTACATTTTTTAAGCGTACCTTGCCAATACCATCACCCTGATTTTGACTCTGAAGAAGCCTTTTGTGATTTCTTAATCAAAGAGTTGGAAGATAAAATTGCCGAGCTAGGTCCAGAAAATGTCATGTGTATGATTGCTGAGCCCGTGCTGGGGTCAGGTGGTGTGGTTGTGCCGCCAGCAGACTATAACCGTCGCTGCTGCGAAACCGTACAAAAGCATGGCATATATTATATTGCCGATGAGGTGGTTACCGCCTTTGGTCGTTTGGGTCACTGGTTTGCTTCTGAAAAAGTATTTAATACCACGCCCGATATTATTACCTTTGCCAAGGGTGTTACTTCCGGTTATGTGCCATTAGGTGGTTACGCGGTGTCTGATAAATTTATGGCCGAGATTAGTGGTGATAATGCCAAGGGCCGTATTTACTCTAATGGTTATACTTGGTCAGGCGCGCCGGTGCCTTGTGCGGCAGCATTAGCGAGTTGGGATATTATAGAAAATGAGAAAATTCTCGATAACGTGCATGAAGTCGGCCCTTATTTTCAAGAGCAATTGCGTACGCTAAAGGATATACCTTTAGTCGGTGATGTGCGTGGTATAGGAATGATGGCAGCCGTAGAAATGACCTTGCAAGGCCACACGGGTAGCCGCCAAGATTTATTGGAAAAAGATTATGCCATAGGCGCTATGGTCGATAATTACTGCCATCAGTTTGGTTTATTGGTGCGTCCTTTCATTAACGTATGCATTATGTCGCCGCCATTAATCTTAACCAAGTCGCAAGTGGATGATTTAGTGTCGGCTATGCGTAAAGCGTTAGAGCTAACCTTAAATGATTTACGCGAACAAGGTGTTTGGGTTGATTAA
- the rnk gene encoding nucleoside diphosphate kinase regulator, which translates to MNTKPKITVSSLDLARLEKMIGNLQYNPPPSLDDLVNELARADILAPKDIPSNVVTMNSTVKFKVTSSNKEFSLTLVYPQDSDGSPDKISILAPVGSALLGLSEGEQIEWPKPDGGQLQVEIIEVIYQPERAGEMHL; encoded by the coding sequence ATGAATACAAAACCGAAAATTACTGTGTCTTCACTAGATTTAGCACGGTTAGAAAAAATGATAGGCAATCTGCAATACAACCCTCCCCCCAGCCTAGATGACTTAGTTAACGAGCTGGCACGCGCAGATATTCTTGCCCCCAAGGATATACCTAGCAATGTAGTGACTATGAACTCTACCGTGAAGTTTAAAGTTACCTCGTCCAATAAAGAGTTTTCGCTAACGTTGGTTTATCCGCAGGATAGTGATGGCTCACCCGACAAAATATCCATATTGGCGCCCGTAGGCAGTGCTTTGCTAGGCTTATCAGAGGGAGAACAAATAGAGTGGCCAAAACCCGATGGTGGCCAACTGCAGGTAGAAATTATAGAAGTTATATACCAGCCCGAGCGCGCTGGTGAGATGCACCTATAA
- a CDS encoding YbfB/YjiJ family MFS transporter yields MLMELTRARVYLAGICSLIVTVGVARFSYSLLLPIMQDGAGLTELGGGWLATSNFMGYMAGVLLASKLHNLNYKYNLHRAYLILSVVTSAAMVMTTDIVIWAVLRFIAGICASGGFIIASGLILKWLLKNNHRAELGIHFAGAGVSIIITSVLVEVMLTLSANWQQQWLALAVMAAVFAIPAWLWIPHPFVDGQGVTTTKDKPPSRMFTSLLMLAYFCAGYGYAVSSTFIVDIVERTQGLEGQGTLAFLLIGFAAMPAALVWDRIAIKIGYLYALLAAYILQVVGIILPAINDTLPIVLLSALLFGGTFIACVSLVLTMAGKFFPSNPARFMGVMTLAYGAAQIIAPVFTGYLTETFGSYDLGLYLSAAVMIIGTVFLLGLVRLERLQN; encoded by the coding sequence ATGCTAATGGAGCTAACTCGAGCTCGCGTTTATCTTGCAGGAATCTGCAGCTTGATCGTGACCGTTGGCGTAGCCCGTTTTTCCTACAGCCTGTTATTGCCCATCATGCAGGATGGGGCAGGCCTCACTGAATTGGGCGGCGGGTGGCTAGCGACCTCTAATTTCATGGGATACATGGCTGGGGTACTGCTTGCTTCTAAACTGCACAACCTCAACTACAAATACAATTTGCACCGAGCCTATCTTATATTAAGCGTAGTCACCTCAGCAGCCATGGTGATGACAACCGATATTGTGATTTGGGCTGTATTGCGATTCATTGCGGGGATCTGCGCCTCCGGGGGATTTATCATCGCCTCTGGTTTGATTTTAAAATGGTTGCTTAAAAATAATCATCGCGCTGAGTTAGGCATTCATTTCGCGGGTGCCGGCGTCAGTATTATAATCACATCCGTGTTAGTTGAAGTGATGCTAACGCTGTCGGCTAATTGGCAGCAACAATGGCTGGCGTTAGCCGTGATGGCAGCGGTTTTCGCTATTCCCGCATGGTTATGGATTCCACATCCTTTTGTGGACGGGCAAGGCGTAACGACCACAAAAGATAAGCCGCCAAGCCGAATGTTTACCTCTCTTTTAATGCTTGCCTATTTTTGTGCGGGTTATGGATACGCTGTCAGCTCCACCTTTATTGTGGATATTGTAGAGAGAACACAAGGGCTAGAAGGCCAGGGGACACTTGCGTTTTTATTGATCGGGTTTGCAGCCATGCCCGCCGCACTTGTGTGGGATAGAATCGCGATAAAAATTGGGTATCTTTATGCTCTGTTGGCGGCTTATATTCTGCAAGTGGTCGGTATTATTCTCCCGGCCATCAATGATACCTTACCGATTGTTTTGTTAAGTGCATTGTTATTTGGTGGAACCTTTATTGCCTGCGTTAGCCTAGTACTCACGATGGCGGGTAAGTTTTTTCCAAGCAACCCGGCTAGGTTTATGGGAGTAATGACATTGGCTTATGGAGCGGCTCAAATCATCGCGCCTGTCTTTACTGGGTATCTTACCGAAACGTTTGGTAGTTATGACCTTGGATTATACCTGTCTGCGGCTGTAATGATCATAGGCACAGTGTTCTTGCTTGGGTTAGTGCGCCTAGAAAGACTACAAAATTAA
- a CDS encoding choice-of-anchor X domain-containing protein — translation MKYIIKLLPIFLFLSTVSIAEPLTLPLLPLTQDYKTLDGTQVSNYFSLTGTSSIITVAGLTNSELSISLPNGEALTEINAVNHGFTWKEVPAVVDPNKTLIVLEGHGATLGNYPFILSPQPGEIARLSTIDRSTLQTRSMISAPGHPIEPTKLFSVTTVLLDGRLPAQNAHIDMQVIDASGTVVNSPITLQDNGISPDSTANDGVYTAATSVDNAGQYEAIFRTSYGDSKGHSYQSFEVTPQEIAFNGSINIEKTDTNNNGLIDIINVTPVESIPRQPNSYQVILEIKGGKDQTLTKSVTINNPSAAIVFKLTANELKGLGSQPWTVASVNAWKEAKPLGLWPINQALEITDSELEKPPINIIGVVSDQGVDNDGDAIFDALQVVLKIDVQQPGRYGITLDLSAPDGQLLSSSYNSSIYLSSTDQIARFTFLGSDIGSGGQDGPYEVTNVLVYPLFSASDKLAKIEKNAGITNTYTCEQFAGCNTSLESEIRRIAEMMCDKHGHSLIVKLNKISALSNKHPDVAEKQLSALYHRAKILERSGSCPPAQGWEKDNF, via the coding sequence ATGAAATATATAATTAAATTGCTACCAATATTTTTATTTTTATCAACTGTGTCTATTGCCGAACCTCTGACACTTCCCTTACTCCCCTTAACACAGGACTACAAAACACTCGACGGCACACAAGTTAGTAATTATTTTTCGCTAACAGGAACATCATCAATAATTACCGTAGCTGGTTTAACCAATTCAGAATTAAGCATTTCACTACCTAATGGTGAAGCATTAACGGAAATTAATGCAGTTAACCATGGCTTTACTTGGAAAGAAGTACCTGCCGTTGTAGACCCTAACAAAACACTCATTGTTTTGGAGGGACATGGAGCAACACTTGGTAATTACCCGTTTATACTATCACCTCAACCTGGTGAGATTGCTCGTTTAAGTACAATTGACCGTTCAACACTGCAAACCAGGTCTATGATAAGTGCGCCAGGGCACCCTATTGAGCCGACTAAATTATTTTCTGTAACAACTGTTTTACTTGATGGTCGGTTACCTGCTCAAAATGCACATATCGACATGCAAGTCATTGATGCATCAGGCACGGTGGTTAATTCACCAATCACCCTTCAAGACAATGGAATTTCACCGGATTCAACAGCTAATGATGGTGTTTATACCGCTGCCACATCTGTAGATAACGCAGGTCAATATGAAGCCATTTTCAGAACGTCTTATGGTGATTCCAAAGGCCACTCTTATCAATCATTTGAAGTGACCCCTCAAGAAATCGCATTTAACGGCTCTATTAATATTGAAAAAACTGACACCAATAACAACGGTTTAATTGACATCATAAACGTCACCCCTGTTGAATCCATACCACGACAGCCTAATAGCTATCAAGTCATCTTAGAAATCAAAGGGGGAAAAGATCAAACCTTAACTAAAAGCGTTACTATTAATAACCCGTCAGCAGCTATAGTATTTAAATTAACAGCTAACGAACTAAAAGGCTTAGGCAGTCAACCATGGACAGTAGCCTCTGTTAATGCTTGGAAAGAAGCTAAGCCACTTGGATTATGGCCAATTAACCAAGCTCTTGAAATTACTGACTCAGAACTAGAAAAGCCCCCTATCAATATTATCGGCGTCGTTAGTGACCAAGGTGTAGATAATGACGGCGATGCGATTTTTGATGCTCTTCAAGTGGTATTGAAAATAGATGTCCAGCAACCAGGAAGATACGGCATCACTCTCGACCTTAGTGCGCCAGATGGTCAGTTGCTCAGCAGCTCTTATAATAGCTCTATCTATTTATCATCTACGGATCAAATTGCCAGATTTACTTTTTTAGGTAGCGATATTGGTTCAGGAGGCCAAGATGGGCCCTATGAAGTCACTAATGTATTGGTCTACCCGCTGTTCTCTGCCAGTGACAAACTCGCAAAAATTGAAAAAAATGCTGGGATCACGAACACTTATACTTGCGAGCAATTTGCCGGCTGTAACACAAGCCTAGAAAGTGAAATACGCCGCATAGCAGAAATGATGTGTGATAAGCACGGCCACTCACTGATTGTGAAACTTAACAAAATATCAGCCCTATCAAATAAGCATCCTGATGTCGCTGAAAAGCAATTAAGCGCGCTCTACCACAGGGCCAAAATACTTGAACGCTCAGGATCATGCCCTCCAGCGCAAGGCTGGGAAAAAGATAACTTTTAA
- the bfr gene encoding bacterioferritin, whose protein sequence is MKGDPKVITYLNKALGNELIAINQYFLHSRMYKDWGLKELADHEYAESIDEMKHADQLTERILFLEGLPNLQDLGKLLIGENTKEMLECDLKLELKAIPDLRDGIEYCESVRDYVTRDLLQSILESEEEHVDWLETQLGLIEKVGLENYQQSKMSG, encoded by the coding sequence ATGAAGGGCGACCCCAAAGTCATTACTTATCTCAATAAAGCCTTAGGCAACGAGCTTATTGCTATCAACCAATATTTCTTACACTCACGCATGTATAAAGACTGGGGCTTAAAAGAGCTGGCCGACCATGAGTACGCAGAATCTATAGACGAAATGAAACACGCCGATCAATTAACCGAGCGCATTTTATTTTTGGAAGGCCTGCCCAACTTACAAGACCTGGGTAAATTACTGATAGGCGAAAATACCAAAGAAATGCTGGAGTGTGATTTAAAATTAGAGTTAAAAGCCATACCTGATTTACGTGACGGTATAGAGTACTGCGAATCAGTACGCGATTATGTAACTCGCGACTTGCTGCAAAGCATACTAGAGTCAGAAGAAGAGCATGTAGACTGGCTGGAAACACAGCTAGGCTTAATCGAAAAAGTAGGCCTAGAAAACTACCAGCAAAGCAAAATGAGCGGTTAA
- a CDS encoding IS30 family transposase, whose amino-acid sequence NKSAADVTKATIALLKPFKDVVHTITADNGKEFAYHEKISKALLADVYFAHPYSSWERGLNENTNGLLRQYFPKNTNLKTVTQMEVRRAVKRLNSRPRKYLEFKTPDQLMRAHRATLAA is encoded by the coding sequence ACAATAAAAGCGCTGCTGACGTTACCAAAGCGACCATAGCACTACTCAAACCATTTAAGGACGTTGTTCACACCATAACAGCTGACAACGGAAAAGAGTTTGCGTACCATGAAAAAATTAGCAAGGCGCTATTAGCTGATGTTTACTTTGCTCACCCTTACAGTTCGTGGGAGCGAGGATTAAATGAAAATACCAACGGTTTGTTACGGCAGTATTTTCCTAAAAACACAAACTTGAAAACAGTAACGCAGATGGAAGTGAGGAGAGCAGTAAAGCGGCTTAATTCTCGCCCAAGAAAATATCTGGAATTCAAAACGCCGGATCAGTTAATGCGTGCACACAGGGCTACACTAGCAGCTTAA
- a CDS encoding substrate-binding periplasmic protein: MSNNKVLGIKKTNNQKPISNLLLRPLLLMLLLAVYGTANMAHATTLKVCYDQWVPMTIFPSAESSSRGFIIDMVEQIYSSKGYTLEYYEVPLARGLDMVAEGLCDILPEYLFSKNAEKGFVYANQATFSYATAFVVRRDNPWRYKGIQSIKGKRIATGPGWDYSSMSVDYQRYIDDPKNANFVNVIAGSDDVVDRILRMIKENRIDLYVDNELVLQHALQRLNFNYDLKIVRPGLEKKLVEMPIFSVKIPLAKRQELIRIWDEGRISLKGTKEKIFLKKYNVTLAED; encoded by the coding sequence GTGTCGAATAACAAGGTGCTGGGTATTAAAAAAACGAATAATCAAAAACCAATTAGTAATCTATTACTTAGGCCATTGCTGCTAATGCTATTGTTGGCAGTATACGGCACGGCCAACATGGCTCATGCTACCACATTAAAAGTATGCTACGACCAATGGGTGCCAATGACTATTTTTCCATCAGCAGAGTCATCCTCGCGTGGTTTTATTATCGATATGGTGGAACAAATATACAGTTCAAAGGGCTATACACTGGAATATTATGAAGTTCCTTTAGCAAGAGGACTAGATATGGTGGCCGAAGGTCTTTGCGATATATTACCGGAATACCTTTTCTCTAAGAATGCAGAAAAAGGCTTCGTGTATGCAAACCAAGCAACATTTTCATACGCAACAGCTTTTGTCGTGAGACGAGATAATCCATGGCGCTATAAGGGCATCCAATCCATAAAAGGTAAGCGCATCGCCACTGGCCCAGGCTGGGATTACAGTTCAATGAGTGTCGACTATCAGCGTTATATCGATGACCCAAAAAACGCGAACTTCGTTAATGTGATCGCCGGCTCCGATGATGTGGTTGACCGAATCCTGCGCATGATTAAAGAAAACAGAATCGACTTATATGTGGATAACGAACTGGTGCTACAGCATGCTTTGCAGCGGTTAAATTTCAACTACGACCTTAAGATTGTGCGGCCAGGTTTAGAAAAAAAGTTAGTTGAAATGCCCATCTTCTCAGTAAAGATTCCTCTTGCAAAAAGGCAGGAACTTATAAGAATTTGGGATGAAGGTCGCATATCGCTGAAGGGCACAAAAGAGAAAATATTCCTCAAGAAATATAACGTAACCCTTGCAGAAGATTAA
- a CDS encoding bacterioferritin-associated ferredoxin produces the protein MYICLCKSVTDSQIREAVANGGKSFGQVRKQLNLASQCGKCGMIAREIFNESLQHHVENEQLFYAVS, from the coding sequence ATGTACATCTGCCTTTGCAAATCCGTTACCGATAGCCAGATCCGCGAAGCCGTAGCCAATGGCGGCAAGAGCTTTGGCCAGGTACGCAAACAGCTAAACCTCGCCTCACAGTGTGGTAAATGCGGCATGATCGCCCGCGAGATTTTCAACGAAAGCCTACAGCATCATGTGGAGAACGAGCAGCTTTTCTACGCGGTTAGCTAA